The candidate division WOR-3 bacterium genome has a window encoding:
- a CDS encoding ABC transporter transmembrane domain-containing protein, giving the protein MKIKEYISHYVNFLKLCKEFYKYGYWSAVLALVAIILQLPGPFLTKYAIDRVFPQKNMALLNTIVLGLLLLMVFKILCGFLNEILLFLFRTRAIMKIQLRLFAHIEDLSVAFHNEKTVGFFTTRLGQDTANLQGLIAVAGIGDHKTLYNINPSYKNLFDKQSS; this is encoded by the coding sequence TTGAAGATTAAAGAATATATTAGCCATTATGTAAATTTTCTGAAACTATGCAAAGAATTCTATAAATATGGTTATTGGTCAGCGGTCTTGGCATTGGTGGCAATAATTCTGCAATTGCCAGGTCCATTTTTAACAAAGTATGCGATTGACCGGGTATTTCCTCAGAAAAATATGGCATTACTAAATACTATTGTGCTTGGGTTATTGTTATTGATGGTCTTTAAGATTCTCTGTGGTTTTTTAAATGAGATACTATTATTTTTATTTCGCACCAGGGCGATAATGAAGATTCAATTAAGGCTCTTTGCCCATATTGAGGATTTAAGCGTCGCATTCCATAACGAAAAGACCGTGGGTTTTTTTACCACAAGATTGGGACAGGACACCGCAAATCTTCAGGGTTTGATCGCGGTTGCAGGGATTGGCGATCATAAAACTTTGTATAATATAAATCCTTCATATAAAAATCTATTTGATAAGCAAAGCAGCTGA
- a CDS encoding radical SAM protein has product MELPPFVHKFQSLKGNYYIYDVKTNQIIRVDKIVYDIIEDLGVLSNTELISKWQAKYQLDSVKKALNEIEKCRRNGLFSNKRFTNMLVPYDPQYLQNELKSKIGYMILNITEVCNMRCRYCSFSGTYKYERTHSNKIMDDHTLYKAIQYYLSHSQYSEIRSISIYGGEPLTSFEKIMEVKELIGNEIELHIDSNGLVLEREDIRDAIIKNKFFLQISLDGPELFHDRYRVDVNGKPTYARITNSLRQIQKAAPDFFKQAISFAVTMSPDTNMLELNNFFEDYELVNGQRIIVNSVYPYDTTFFERFTPEDYSSLATQYDILRKDYIRRRINNEEPTAFEKALFEKTLVLFHKRKLNEPYDAIIMNGCCTPGLRKIFVNTDGQFYPCERVMRAYNIGDVDKGIEIDTIMSIAREYVMYSESDCINCWAAKICGACFATAVKNNRFDIERKREQCVVLREARHIDLVTYTSIMEENPNAFDFTKDMIFA; this is encoded by the coding sequence ATGGAACTGCCTCCATTTGTGCATAAATTTCAAAGCCTTAAAGGAAATTATTATATCTATGATGTAAAAACAAACCAAATAATTAGGGTGGATAAAATAGTTTATGATATAATAGAAGATCTCGGTGTTTTATCAAATACTGAGCTTATCTCAAAATGGCAGGCAAAATATCAACTTGATTCTGTAAAAAAAGCACTGAATGAGATAGAAAAATGCCGCCGAAATGGACTATTTTCTAACAAAAGGTTTACGAATATGCTTGTTCCGTATGATCCGCAATATCTCCAGAACGAATTGAAATCAAAGATTGGTTATATGATTCTAAACATCACCGAGGTTTGCAATATGAGGTGTAGATACTGTTCATTTTCTGGTACCTACAAATATGAAAGAACGCATTCTAATAAAATTATGGATGACCACACCCTTTATAAGGCAATACAGTATTATTTATCACATTCCCAATACAGCGAGATCAGATCAATATCAATTTATGGTGGTGAACCACTAACTTCTTTTGAAAAGATAATGGAAGTCAAAGAGTTGATTGGTAATGAAATCGAACTACACATTGATTCTAACGGTTTGGTTCTTGAAAGGGAAGATATTAGGGATGCAATAATAAAAAATAAATTTTTTCTCCAGATAAGTCTTGATGGACCCGAATTATTCCATGACCGCTATCGTGTGGATGTAAATGGTAAGCCCACATATGCCCGTATAACTAATAGCCTTAGGCAGATACAGAAGGCGGCTCCGGACTTTTTCAAGCAGGCTATCTCGTTTGCGGTCACTATGTCACCCGATACCAATATGCTGGAATTGAACAATTTCTTTGAAGACTATGAACTGGTTAATGGACAGCGAATAATCGTAAATTCAGTCTACCCTTATGATACTACATTCTTTGAAAGGTTCACCCCCGAAGATTATTCTAGTTTGGCTACTCAATATGATATATTAAGAAAGGATTATATAAGACGCCGTATCAATAATGAAGAGCCAACGGCATTTGAAAAAGCCCTCTTTGAGAAAACACTTGTACTTTTCCACAAAAGAAAGCTCAATGAACCCTACGATGCTATTATAATGAATGGTTGTTGCACTCCGGGTCTGAGGAAAATTTTTGTTAATACCGACGGACAGTTTTATCCCTGTGAGCGGGTGATGCGGGCATATAATATCGGAGATGTTGACAAGGGAATAGAAATTGATACAATAATGAGTATCGCAAGGGAGTATGTTATGTATTCGGAGAGTGATTGTATCAATTGCTGGGCGGCAAAGATTTGTGGTGCTTGCTTTGCTACTGCTGTGAAAAATAATAGATTTGACATTGAAAGGAAAAGGGAACAGTGTGTAGTCTTAAGGGAGGCAAGGCACATTGATCTCGTTACCTATACATCAATAATGGAAGAAAATCCAAATGCATTTGACTTTACAAAAGATATGATATTTGCTTAA
- a CDS encoding proprotein convertase P-domain-containing protein, with protein MHKIEILGSLAMMCKWIFTLVFLITNLFLSCFSDREEDFWDYKSEIGSGSPIRDLSGVSIGITVNSAGENAIVDSLKIRVNIEHEKPSNLIIKLYRNDDSIVAWGNNYLGGSQEYSTNYFNGKNANGNWGIMVYDSVADGNEGYLNGFTLMIKYKTK; from the coding sequence ATGCATAAAATTGAAATTTTAGGGAGCCTTGCAATGATGTGTAAATGGATTTTTACTTTAGTATTTTTGATAACAAATTTATTTTTGAGTTGCTTCTCAGATCGAGAAGAAGATTTTTGGGATTATAAATCTGAGATTGGTAGCGGTTCGCCGATTAGAGATCTCAGTGGTGTTAGTATAGGTATTACAGTAAATAGTGCCGGCGAAAATGCAATTGTTGATTCACTTAAAATTCGAGTAAACATAGAACACGAAAAACCATCAAATTTAATTATCAAGTTATACCGAAATGATGATTCTATTGTCGCCTGGGGTAACAATTATCTCGGTGGTAGTCAAGAGTATTCAACAAATTACTTTAATGGAAAAAACGCCAACGGAAACTGGGGCATCATGGTCTACGATAGTGTTGCTGACGGGAACGAAGGATATTTAAATGGATTCACCCTTATGATTAAATACAAGACAAAATGA